CGCCGGCCGTCACCGCAGCCGTCGGGGTCGCGACGTAGGCTCGCTGCCATGCGTATCGGAGCCCACGTCGACTCGACCGACCCGCTGGCGGAGGCGGCCGCCCGGTCCGCCGACACCGTGCAGTTCTTCCTCTCCGACCCGCAGGGATGGAAGGCCCCCAAGCCGCGGGAGGACGCCGAGCGGCTGCGCGCCTCCGAGGTCGACCTCTACGTGCACGCGCCGTACGTCATCAACGTGGCGACCCTCAACAACCGCATCCGGATCCCCAGCCGCAAGCTGCTGCTGGGCCACGCCACCGCGGCGGCCGCGATCGGCGCCCGGGGCCTGATCGTCCACGGCGGGCACGTCAACGCCGGGGACAACCTGGCGGTCGGCTTCGACAACTGGCGCAAGACATTCGCGTACGCGGCCGACTCCGGCGGCTTCGGCGTCCCCGTCCTCATCGAGAACACCGCAGGCGGCGACAACGCCTGCGCCCGCCGGCTGGACGCGCTGGCCCGGCTCTGGGACGCCATCGGCGACCACGAGGTCGGCTTCTGCCTCGACACGTGCCACGCGTATGCCGGTGGCGAGGAGTTGCTCGGCCTCGTCGACCGGGTGAAGGCGATCACCGGTCGGATCGATCTGGTGCACGCCAACAACTCCAAGGGCGCGTTCAACTCCGGTCAGGACCGGCACGACAACCTGGACGGCGGGACGATCGACCCGGAGCTGGTGGTGGCCGTGATCCGGGCCGCCGGAGCGCCGGTGGTCGTCGAGACCCCGGGTGGCGTGTCCGGTCAGGCGGCCGACATCGACTTCCTCCGCCAGCAGCTCGGGACGGAGCGCCCGGCAGCATGACGACCGGACAGCCCGGGACCGGGAACACCCGACCCACCTCCGCCGGGGACTCGCAGGTCCCGCCGGCCACCCCACCCACCGGTGCCACCTCCGCGGGATCGGCTCGCGCGGTCGCCACGGCGTCCGCGGCCTCGACCGCCGGGGACCGCCCGGACGGGGACGCCGGGACGGACAGCCCGGCTCGGGGCAGCGGTACAAGGGCCGACGCCGCCACGGACGGCGGAGCGAAGGGCACCGCTGGCCCGACCGACGGGCCCGCTCCGGACGCCGCGAGGAACGGGACCGCGACGCTGGACTCGGCCGACGGCACCTCGGCCAAGGACGGCGCGGCCGCAGGGAACACGGCCAAGCGTGGCGACCGCGTCGCAGCCTCCGCCGCTGGAGACGACAGCGCCACCGGCGGCGACCGGGCGAGCAGGGCGACAAGCGACGACAGCGCCAAGGACGGCGACACAGCCAGGGGCAGCGACGCGAAGACCGGCGCAGCCGGGAACGGCCGACCCGCCAGGCCCACCAAGGGCAAGAAGGCGAAGACCGACAGTCCGGCGAAGACCGAGACTTCGGTGGAGGCCGACAGCCCGGCGAAGACCGAGACTTCGGCGAAGACCGACAGCCCGGCGAAGACCGACAGCCCGGCGAAGACCGAGACTTCGGTGGAGGCCGACGGTGCGGCGAAGCCGGTGACGGCCGAGCGCTGGGAGGCGTTCGCGTCCGCACCGGAGCCGGCGCCCTCCCGGCTCACCCGGGCGGCTCGTGCGGTCGGTCGTCGCCTGGTCCACGAATGGACCCTGGCCACCCTTGGCGCGCTGGCGCTGGCCGTGCTGATGACCTGGCCGACGCTGCGCTACCCGCGCTACACACTTCCGCAGGACCACTGGGACCCGAGCCTGCAAGCCTGGCAGATGGCGTGGTCCGGGCACATCCTGCTGGCCGACCCGGCGCGGCTGTGGCAGTCCAACACGTTCTTCCCGGAGCTGTGGAGCTTCGCGTTCTCCGACACGCTGCTCGGCTACGCCCCGGCCGGGATGCTCGGCAGCGGCCCCGAGGACGCGGTGCTGCGCTACAACATCATGTTCGTGCTGGCGCACGCGCTCGCCACGCTCGGGGCGTACGCGCTGGCCCGGCAGCTCGGCGCCGGTCGGATCGGCGCCGCCGTGGCCGGGGTGGGCTACACCTACGCGCCGTGGCTGCTGGCCCAGGCCGGGCACCTGCACGTGCTCTCCAATGGTGGCATCCCGCTGGCCCTCGCGATGCTCGCGCGGGGACACGGCTGGTCGCTGCGGCACGGCTACCGGCCGGAGCGGCGCCACGACGCCTGGGTGTACGCCGGCTGGCTGGTGGCGGCCTGGCAGATCAGCCTCGGCTTCGGCATCGGCCTGCCGTTCGCGTACTTCCTTGCCGGCGCGGCGCTCATCGTCGCGGTGCTGTTCGGAGTTCGCCGGCTGAGGTCCGGCCGGGTGCTGCCGTTCGGCCGCCGACTTTTCGTGGCCGACGTGGTCGGTGGGGTGTTCTTCGCCGGGGTGGGCCTGCTGATGGCGCTCCCGTACTTCCAGGTGACCGAGCTGCATCCATACGCCGAGCGGACGATCCGCGACATCAGCATCTTCTCGCCGCCGGCGTCCGGCTTCGTGACCGCGCCCGCCGAATCACGGATCTGGGGTGGGTTGCACGAGGGTGCCCGCGCGGCGCTGCCGTGGCATCCGGAGATGACGCTGCTGCCGGGCTTCGTGCTCTACGCGCTGGCCGTCGGTGGGCTGTTCTTCTCGGTCTGGCGGCTACGGCACCGACTGCTGCTGCTCGTCGGGGTGCTGGTGACGATGGCCTTCGCGATGGGCACCCGCTTCTTCGACGGGACGTTCACCTACGTGCCGCTGTTCGAGCACGCGCCGGGCTGGAACGCGCTGCGTACTCCGGGCCGCTTGATGCTCTGGGTCACGCTGCTGCTCGCCCTGCTCGCGGCGGGCGCGGTCACCGCCCTCACCGACCGGGTCCGTGAGCTGGCCGCGCAGCGGATCCCGTCCTGGCCGGGGCCGTGGCTGCGGATGGCCACCCTGCTGCCGCTGCTGCTTGTCACACTCGAGGGGTTGAACGCCACCCCGCATCCGGTGGTGCCGACCCAACCGGCGGCGATGCGGTCGGCGGAAGGGCCGCTCCTGGTGCTGCCCAGCGACCAGAGCACCGATCAGCACGTGATGCTCTGGTCGACCAGCGGGTTCCCGGATGTGGTGAACGGCGGCAGTGGTTTCACGCCTCGGCAGCTCGACGACGTCCGACGGGTGAGCCAGTCGTTCCCTGACCAGATGAGCGTCGACTACCTGCGGACGCTCGGCGTCCGCACGGTGGTGCTGCTCCGCGGCCAGGTGCCCGGCACGCCGTGGGAGATCACCATCGACGCACCTGTCGAGTCGCTCGGCATCACGCGCCAGGACGTCGGCGACGCCGTCGTCTATCGGCTCTGACGTCTTTCCCCAAGGGCGGTTCGCCGGGGATCGGTCGCCGTCACCTCGGGGACAGCGTGTGACGGTCGTCCGATGTGACGGCGATGAAATAGCAATGGCGACACCCCCCACGCTGAGGGCTCCCTGATCCCCCGGTGCTGTTCGCGCGCACTTCAGCCACCACGGCGCTTACTTCCGGCCTTGCTCACGGCGTCTGAAGGCGAATGCGGCCGCATCGAGTCCGAGAGGAGTCCGATGGCTCGTCGACGTTCCCGATCTCCGGCACTACTCGTCGCCGCGGTGGCCTGTGCGGTGCTGCTTCCCCAGTCGGTGCACGGCGTGGCGTTCGCAGCAGCCGCGCTGCCTGCGCCGCCACCCGCTGCGGATACCCCGTCGTTCACTGTCGATCCGCAGCGTCGGGCCGATCTCCTCACCGAAGGCTATAAGGAGTCCCAGGACGTCGCGTGGACGACGTCGGGAGACGGCAACGGCTTCCATGTGCTCGCCGCGACCGCCAGCAGCGGTTACACGTGGCGGACAGTGGCCAGTCTTTCCGAGCCGGGATTCGATGCGGACCAGTGGATCGGCAACGCCTGCCTGACCGGTTCCGGTCGTCGGCTCGTTGTCGTCTACGCGCCGCGCACCTTCACCAACAAAGCGGATCTTTTCGATCGCGGCGGCTTCACGGCATCGGTGGACCTGGTGACCGGCTCGGTGCGCAAGCTGCCGGTGCAGTCGTCGCTGGCTTACTTCAACCCGGGGTGCGGCGCCGACGAGACGGCGGTCCTCACCCAACTCGGAGGCAAGCTACCGAACGAGCAGGTCGACGGACCCGCTCGTACTCGACTGTTCCGGCTCGATGCCGACAAAGGCCAACTCTCGCAGCCGATCCTCGTCAATGCCGAGGTGACCTCTGCGCTGCCGGTGGGACGCACCATCGTGGCCGCCGGAGCTTCGCGCTTGGTGCAGGTGGGAGGCAACGGCACGCTGACGCCCGTCGCCTCCACCTCGGGAACACCGTTCCAGCTCAAGGCGGACGGTGCCGGCGGCGTCGTGTTCATGGACCGCACGGGTGACCGGGTACGGGTCCGGCGCGCCCTTCCTCAAGCAGGGACCGAGCCGCGAACGCTCGCGGAAGGGCAACTGTCCAAACTAGGCATCACGCCTGGCGCTGGTGGACGGGCCTTCATCACTGGCCGGGCAGACCGGACGCACGCCCTACCGAAGGACGTGTCGAAGGTCGAGGTGGCGGCCGGGTCCCAGCTGTCTTCGCAAGGGCAATTGGCGTTGACCGAGGTCCGCTGGGCGGGTCAAGCCGACCCACGGGTTGCGGTTCCGGACTCGACGTCGCCACGGCAGGTGAAGATCCAGGCCACTGTGTTGGCCAACGGCAAGAAGGTCGATTTCCAGGTGCAACCCGGCGACGCTTCGGACGCCCAGGCCGCCGAGGGTAGGCGGATCCATCCAAAACTTTCATCGGCCGGTGGGGGTAGCCGGGCCTCGGCAGCAGCCGCGGGCTCACCGACCAACCCGGTGGAGGCGGAAGCCTACTGCTCGGTCCCGCGCAACGATCCGCACAACCAGGCATTGCAGCCCAAGCCGCGCCAGGTCGAGTGGGCAGTCGACCAGGCGATCACCAATTCGCTCTACGTGCAGCGGGAGGCCAACTGGAAGAACCTTGGCATGTCCGCCTACCGACCTCAGGATCTGTTCCCGCCGATCCCGTTGGTCGGCGGCGGCCGCGTTCCGGCCCAGGTCATGCTCGGCATCGCAGCGCAGGAGTCGAATCTCTGGCAGGCGTCCTTCCACGCTGTCCCGGGCGTCACCGCCAGTCCGTTGATCGGCAACTACTACGGCCGCGATATCTACAACGCCAAGGAGGAGGACGACTGGGACATCAGATGGGAAGAGTCAGACTGCGGGTACGGCGTCACACAGGTCACTGACGGTATGCGGTTGGCGGGCCGGGAGAAGGAAGGTGAGGTCGCCATGCCCCCGAACAAGCAACGTGCCGTCGCTCTGGACTTCGCCGCGAACATCGCCGCCGGGCTGCAGATTCTGCAGTCGAAGTGGAACGAGACCCGGAGTGCCGGGTTGATCGTCAACAGCGGGGATCCCGGCGGGCTCGAGCACTGGTTCTTCGCTCTCTGGGCATACAACAGTGGCTTCCACCCGGACCAGGGCAACGGATCCCCGTGGGGCGTCGGTTGGGGAAACAACCCGATCAACCCGAGGTACCGGGCCGACCGCGAGCCCTTCCTGGAGTACACGTACGCCGACGCGGCGAATCCGCAGTTCTGGCCGTACCAGGAGAAGGTGCTCGGTTTCGCCGGACACCCGCCGGAGTTGCTCGAGGGCCCGGACCAGTTGGTCTCGGGCTTCCGGGCCGCTTGGTGGAACGACACTCGGCAACGGATCACCGTCAAGCCGCCGATTGATCTCTTCTGCGACGACTCGAACTCCTGCCACCCAGGGGAGTTGAACGTTCCGGATGATCCGGATGTGGTGGGCGAAGAAGCCGGCCCGTGTGCCCACAAGAACGCCGCCGGCCGCTTCGACCTCGTGTGTTGGTACAACCGGCCGGTGAAGTGGAAGGAGGGCTTCGACGCCGGCAACGAGGTGCTCCGATTCGACCCTGGGTACGCCTATCAGGAGGACGCCACGAGCTACGCACCGAACTGCAGCCTGTCGGGCTTGCCGAGCGGCGCTCTCATCATCGACAACGTCGTCGACGGCACACCGTCGGTCAGGCCGGGCTGTGGACGGCCCTGGACGAACGCCGGAACCTTCAATCTGGACTTCGCCGCGGACAGTACTGGTCACTACCCGTCCAAGGTCGATTTTCACCAGATCGGTGGGGGATTTGGGGGCCACTTCTGGTTCGCGCACACCCGGCGGCCCGATGACCAGGGAGGAAAGTTGCGGGTGTCCGGTACGTGGTCGCTGAGCCAGCAGGTCCAGGGCTGGGCCCGGGTGATGGTGCACATGCCCGACCAGGGCGCGCACACCCGTCAGGCCGAGTATCAGGTAGACCTTGGACAGGGCTTCGACAAGGGCAAGAAGAGGGTCCTCCTGCAACGCACCCAGGAGCACCGCTGGGTGTCACTTGGAGTCTTCAAATTCGCCGGGACTCCCCGCGTCCGGCTGTCGACCGAGACCCAGGACGGCACCGGGGTAGAGGATGTGGCGTGGGACGCGATCGCGGTGCAGAAGCTGAACGCGAAGCCGCGTCACCAGGTCGTGGCACTCGGGGACTCGTACTCCTCCGGCGAGGGAGCCTCGGAAAACCGTGGTGCCGACTACTACCGAGAGACCGATTTCAAGCAACTCAACGGCGATGACGTGCTGTTCCAGAACGACTGCCACCGCTCCAAGTACTCCTGGTCGCGGCAGGCGGTGCTGTCGGACAGTTCGGCATCGATCGGCAGCCGGGCCGATTCCTGGGATCCGCAGATGGACTACCAGTTCCATGCCTGCTCGGGAGCCCGGACTCACAACCTGCTGCCCTTCCGTACCGTTCCCACCGGGCAGTCACCGCCGGCGAACGCGTTCAACAAGACGGGCAGCGGCTCGTACGGCGAAGTGTCCCAACTGGACAAGGGTTTCCTCGATGAGAACACCACCCTGGTCACTCTCTCCGTCGGGGGTAACGACTCCGAGTTCAGCAAGGTGGTCCAGGAATGCATCTACGGGTCCGGCCTCCAACTCTGCCAGGACAGCACGTTGAAGGGCGACACCGAACCGGTGAGCACGGCCACCAGGAAGCGCATCGAAGGGCCGGTCAAGGAATCACTCAAGATCGTGCTCAGAGAGATCCACAAAAAGGCACCGTCAGCCAAGATCTTGCTGATGGGCTATCCCAAGCTGGTCGAAGGGTACTGCGTCCTCGGCATCGGCGCGGGCGAACTGCCCTGGCTCAACTCCACAGCCGACCTCCTCGCGACGAAGATGGAGGAGGCGGTCAACGAGGTCAACGCCGAGGGGGTGCAGGTGTGGTTCGGCAACCCGATCCAGCGCTTCGCGGGCAAGGGTATCTGCGGTTCACCAGAAACGGTTAATGGTGTCATCAAGGACCTGACTGCCGGTGAAGAGGGACCGCTCAAGAGCCCGATACCGGACTCGTGGAACGTCTATGGGGCCTCACAGCAGTCATTCCACCCGAAGATCAGTGGCGCCGGTATCTACGCTCAGGTGATGAACGACGTCACGCGCGGAAAGATGGGGCTTTGACCAGACCCCTATCACCCGTGCCCGCGAGAAGGCTGCTCGGCCTTCTCGCGGGCACGGCCCTGGCCGCGTCGAGCCTCGGCTGCGGTGCCCCCGACCAGGAGCGGGAGGCCACGGAGAAGGCCACCGCAGTGGTCCGCGAGAAGGCCGAACGGTCCCGGCAGGCGATGTCGAACGCGCTGGCCGACCCGGGGGCCCCGCGCCAGGAGGCGCTGCTCGGTGCAATCGCCGAGTTGGTGGAGAGCGGGGAGCGCAACGGGTTCGTCTTCGGTCGCCGGTCCGAACCGGGTGATCGGATATGGCTGGACATAGCCTTCGACGGCACCGGCTACGCCGGAGGACTCGCGCCCGCCGAGGTGACGGCGCGGCTGTGTGTACGGATCAGCGGCGTCCGGGGCACAGAGCCGGAGGTGACGATGGCGGACACCGAATGTGACGTCGGCCTCGACCGGGAACTCGGCCAGGCGGACGCGACGGTCGGCCTACGGAAGTGATCGTCCCTCCGGGACGGCTCCCGTCGGGCGGCCAGGTCTGAGTTCCCTGTCGGCCAGCAGTTCTCGATCACCCGGCCATCGACCTGACGGCGCCGCACGACACGGTGTCAGACCCGCACGTCCTCCCCCTCGGCGACCGTCGTCGTTGCGCTGGGCCGCAGGCGGAAGCGGTCGACCCAGCCGACGTCGGGTGCGCCGTCGAGCACGCCGCCGTCCGGGTCGTCGGCATAGGTGGCCCGTACCGCGTCCTGCTCGGGGTGCAGGATCTCCCGGATGACCAGCACGCAGAGGGTCACCACTGTCGCCAGCCGCAGCGTCGAGGCCAGCACGAACACGCCCTCCGGGAAGACCGGACGGCTGGTCGCCGCGCCGAGCAGCTCACCGTAGAAGGCGACGAAGTAGCAGATCTCGGCGAACTGCCAGGCCAGGAAGGCACCCCACTTCGGGCGGGCCAGCACCACCAGCGGCAGCATCCAGAGCACGAACTGCTGGGACCAGACCTTGCTGAAGATGAGGAACGCGGCGACCACCAGGAAGGCGAGCTGGGCGAGCCGCGGCCGGCGCGGCGCCCGCAGCGCCAGCACTGCCACGCCGAGGCAGGCCAGCCCGAACAGGGCGTACGAGAGGGTGTTGAGGGCGGGGATGTTGGCGTTCAACCAGTCGAAAGGGCCCTGCTGGCCGGGGTCGTTGCCAACCTTGCCGTCGAGGTAGCGACCGATGTACCAGAGCGTGCCCCAGTCGATCGGCCGAGTGGTGTTCAACTCGAAGAACCG
The DNA window shown above is from Micromonospora lupini and carries:
- a CDS encoding deoxyribonuclease IV, producing the protein MRIGAHVDSTDPLAEAAARSADTVQFFLSDPQGWKAPKPREDAERLRASEVDLYVHAPYVINVATLNNRIRIPSRKLLLGHATAAAAIGARGLIVHGGHVNAGDNLAVGFDNWRKTFAYAADSGGFGVPVLIENTAGGDNACARRLDALARLWDAIGDHEVGFCLDTCHAYAGGEELLGLVDRVKAITGRIDLVHANNSKGAFNSGQDRHDNLDGGTIDPELVVAVIRAAGAPVVVETPGGVSGQAADIDFLRQQLGTERPAA
- a CDS encoding SGNH/GDSL hydrolase family protein, yielding MLLPQSVHGVAFAAAALPAPPPAADTPSFTVDPQRRADLLTEGYKESQDVAWTTSGDGNGFHVLAATASSGYTWRTVASLSEPGFDADQWIGNACLTGSGRRLVVVYAPRTFTNKADLFDRGGFTASVDLVTGSVRKLPVQSSLAYFNPGCGADETAVLTQLGGKLPNEQVDGPARTRLFRLDADKGQLSQPILVNAEVTSALPVGRTIVAAGASRLVQVGGNGTLTPVASTSGTPFQLKADGAGGVVFMDRTGDRVRVRRALPQAGTEPRTLAEGQLSKLGITPGAGGRAFITGRADRTHALPKDVSKVEVAAGSQLSSQGQLALTEVRWAGQADPRVAVPDSTSPRQVKIQATVLANGKKVDFQVQPGDASDAQAAEGRRIHPKLSSAGGGSRASAAAAGSPTNPVEAEAYCSVPRNDPHNQALQPKPRQVEWAVDQAITNSLYVQREANWKNLGMSAYRPQDLFPPIPLVGGGRVPAQVMLGIAAQESNLWQASFHAVPGVTASPLIGNYYGRDIYNAKEEDDWDIRWEESDCGYGVTQVTDGMRLAGREKEGEVAMPPNKQRAVALDFAANIAAGLQILQSKWNETRSAGLIVNSGDPGGLEHWFFALWAYNSGFHPDQGNGSPWGVGWGNNPINPRYRADREPFLEYTYADAANPQFWPYQEKVLGFAGHPPELLEGPDQLVSGFRAAWWNDTRQRITVKPPIDLFCDDSNSCHPGELNVPDDPDVVGEEAGPCAHKNAAGRFDLVCWYNRPVKWKEGFDAGNEVLRFDPGYAYQEDATSYAPNCSLSGLPSGALIIDNVVDGTPSVRPGCGRPWTNAGTFNLDFAADSTGHYPSKVDFHQIGGGFGGHFWFAHTRRPDDQGGKLRVSGTWSLSQQVQGWARVMVHMPDQGAHTRQAEYQVDLGQGFDKGKKRVLLQRTQEHRWVSLGVFKFAGTPRVRLSTETQDGTGVEDVAWDAIAVQKLNAKPRHQVVALGDSYSSGEGASENRGADYYRETDFKQLNGDDVLFQNDCHRSKYSWSRQAVLSDSSASIGSRADSWDPQMDYQFHACSGARTHNLLPFRTVPTGQSPPANAFNKTGSGSYGEVSQLDKGFLDENTTLVTLSVGGNDSEFSKVVQECIYGSGLQLCQDSTLKGDTEPVSTATRKRIEGPVKESLKIVLREIHKKAPSAKILLMGYPKLVEGYCVLGIGAGELPWLNSTADLLATKMEEAVNEVNAEGVQVWFGNPIQRFAGKGICGSPETVNGVIKDLTAGEEGPLKSPIPDSWNVYGASQQSFHPKISGAGIYAQVMNDVTRGKMGL